One region of Terricaulis silvestris genomic DNA includes:
- a CDS encoding siphovirus Gp157 family protein, protein MRILTAIRANLEVHHETLEDPDLMLMLAEGETSLLETLDFMLEADLFDEGLLHGLKTQKDTLAVRLHRIEERRQSRRAILEQALLLMERKSLERPVATLSLSERPPNLIVEEEAQIPSRFFDLKPTLNRRLTKEALTSGEEVPGARLSNGSISLTVRRR, encoded by the coding sequence ATGCGAATCTTGACGGCCATTCGCGCCAATCTCGAGGTTCACCACGAAACCCTCGAAGATCCAGATCTCATGTTGATGCTCGCCGAGGGCGAAACCTCGCTGCTCGAAACCCTCGACTTCATGCTGGAAGCCGATCTTTTCGATGAAGGCTTGCTGCACGGCTTGAAAACGCAAAAAGACACACTCGCGGTGCGCCTCCATCGCATCGAAGAACGTCGTCAATCGCGTCGCGCAATATTGGAGCAGGCGCTGCTGTTGATGGAACGCAAGTCCCTCGAACGTCCTGTCGCCACACTTTCTCTGTCCGAGCGGCCCCCAAACCTCATTGTCGAGGAAGAAGCGCAAATTCCATCGCGCTTCTTCGATCTCAAGCCAACGCTCAATCGGCGCCTGACCAAGGAGGCCTTAACCAGCGGCGAGGAAGTCCCGGGCGCCAGGCTGTCCAACGGCTCTATCAGCCTTACCGTTCGGAGACGCTGA
- the bet gene encoding phage recombination protein Bet: MSGWSAHKDATKREFTSAQLKLIRRTIARQCTEIEFDQFIAVSVQAGLDPLRRQMAPLILNASDPERRRMVPWATIDGLRVIAARQGDYRPMETAPLIERDESRLDADLNPLGITRAEVCAWKSSDGVWHPVAGEAWWDEYAPTREEWAADATGQHHPTGKRQLDPVWLRMGRVMIAKCAEAQALRRGWPDILSGLYGEEELHGLRLAEQTASEVLREGDEAAKRRLLKTRTLWFVFGSDGGFNPVLAHEAFDRLRGFYAEASVEEIERFDQVNSTSLHTLWEWAPSDAFALKQISEARRLFGKANTEVSAEAPPAGSHQGDPQSPKQAPPTASVGS; encoded by the coding sequence ATGTCCGGTTGGTCTGCACACAAGGACGCCACGAAACGGGAGTTCACCTCCGCCCAGCTCAAACTCATCCGGCGCACCATTGCGCGCCAGTGCACCGAGATCGAGTTTGATCAATTCATAGCAGTCTCCGTTCAGGCCGGCCTTGATCCGCTCCGGCGGCAAATGGCGCCCTTAATCTTGAACGCCAGCGATCCCGAACGCAGACGAATGGTGCCATGGGCAACGATCGACGGGCTTCGCGTCATTGCGGCTCGGCAAGGCGATTATCGGCCGATGGAAACGGCGCCCTTGATAGAGCGGGACGAGAGCCGTCTCGATGCCGATCTCAATCCGCTTGGCATAACGCGCGCGGAAGTTTGCGCTTGGAAATCAAGCGACGGCGTCTGGCATCCGGTCGCGGGGGAGGCATGGTGGGACGAGTACGCGCCCACACGAGAAGAGTGGGCGGCGGACGCAACCGGGCAGCATCATCCGACGGGCAAGAGACAGCTCGATCCCGTGTGGTTGCGCATGGGGCGCGTCATGATCGCCAAGTGCGCTGAGGCCCAGGCGCTTCGCCGCGGCTGGCCCGACATTCTGTCCGGTCTGTACGGCGAGGAAGAACTGCATGGCCTTCGCTTAGCCGAGCAAACCGCATCCGAAGTCCTGCGCGAAGGCGATGAAGCTGCAAAGCGGCGCCTGCTCAAAACACGGACGCTTTGGTTTGTGTTCGGAAGCGACGGCGGGTTCAATCCAGTTTTGGCTCATGAGGCCTTCGATCGGCTGCGCGGTTTTTATGCGGAGGCGTCTGTCGAAGAGATTGAGCGCTTTGACCAAGTTAACAGCACGAGCTTGCATACGCTGTGGGAATGGGCGCCCAGCGATGCGTTTGCGCTAAAACAAATCAGCGAAGCGCGCCGGCTCTTTGGAAAAGCGAACACAGAGGTTAGCGCCGAGGCGCCGCCTGCGGGCTCGCACCAAGGAGATCCGCAATCCCCCAAGCAGGCCCCGCCAACCGCAAGCGTTGGCTCATGA